A stretch of the Aspergillus puulaauensis MK2 DNA, chromosome 6, nearly complete sequence genome encodes the following:
- a CDS encoding uncharacterized protein (COG:S;~EggNog:ENOG410PU0X;~SECRETED:SignalP(1-22);~TransMembrane:3 (n4-17c22/23o46-65i77-95o101-118i)), with protein sequence MPSALQVTSATWVLVSLGHTLGAKEWQSSPQFRALPSNADTCARAGWYQGSVFFLVNALLNYNWAQAPEQLRNPVNKAIAVLMVAVMWGSSGWYFKRGVTSNGVAVAVMGALQAYSSLRE encoded by the exons ATGCCCTCCGCCCTCCAAGTAACCAGCGCCACCTGGGTCCTCGTCTCCCTAGGCCACACCCTCGGCGCAAAAGAATGGCAGTCCTCCCCGCAATTCCGCGCCCTGCCGAGCAACGCTGATACCTGTGCCCGCGCGGGCTGGTACCAGGGGAGTGTATTCTTCTTGGTCAACG CACTCCTGAACTACAACTGGGCTCAGGCGCCAGAGCAACTGCGGAACCCGGTCAATAAGGCCATTGCGGTGCTTATGGTTGCTGTTATGTGGGGGAGCTCGGGATGGTATTTTAAGCGTGGGGTTACGAGTAATggtgttgcggttgcggttaTGGGTGCGTTGCAGGCTTATTCTTCGTTGAGGGAGTAG
- a CDS encoding putative GTPase activating protein (Evi5) (COG:S;~EggNog:ENOG410PHRQ;~InterPro:IPR035969,IPR000195;~PFAM:PF00566), with protein MSATMEQTEASPRPSSDTVVRTPSHTDSMVTVPLSSNSEDTQPDWRTLDIPQTPVESTPHSDDEIDRKTTPTPTSARPDLETELARTRISEENDRADTLEGDAVDWEELEKTESQEPRTEGSDETTALLLARLEQENNALATNPKSGLGKVASQHIQQRQSRSQSLHQIKRLIDEDPRSSLRYSQLPLPPPMTELEFWAALVADYPQTVQRLPTLTSNKMRGGVPPPLRGVVWPSLSGARDPSLLTEYQKLCGETSPYEGLIGKDIGRSFPNVEMFRDPNGEGQQMLARVLKCFSLYDTKIGYCQGLGFVVGPLLMHMSDAEAFCVLVRLMDHYDLRTCYLPDLSGLHLRVYQFQNLLARLRPALFEHLETLNVEPAYVSQWFLSFFAVSCPLPMLLRIYDVIFLEGACETLMRVALSLMQRNEKKILACTEFEDVMQLLLSRSLWDTYAFDADDFVNDFVSLTNLVTKESLQALEASYNQSQGVPTGISFPQMQAAASRFLGRFWAGSGPHTSVKSINLNPKDANTPNNLRRSTSKQSMTSTLNSVESTSDASTAPTELSVDAQKARTKSAMSQNKDRDLHTQIEDLLMALSDLQRQQADLSRELQQEREDREEDQALSRSMLEFIKESPAADSAPAELLSKAEERFAAVDSNKHTSIDQTKHQLRDDLDQWKNMYSVETGRCLDLTRRMDEHEQENSSLREQLREARGRIQDGYRDRQRLERTVRDLRNIKTPTPDTPPESYGSPTSEKGENTGGLRELKLARSASTKSTRRSTTFNKRTSSLGLQNVLATDNNRPPGEEALLLELVNAKTAEAVAKQELEEVKGKLDSLRKMVGGSSRGLGRSSTAENRNSLLGLPPISKAPTEPPASSGGFFSGWGR; from the exons ATGTCAGCAACCATGGAGCAAACTGAAGCCTCGCCGCGGCCCAGTTCGGACACGGTCGTCCGTACCCCGAGCCACACCGACTCTATGGTGACGGTCCCTCTGTCATCCAATTCAGAGGACACCCAACCCGACTGGCGCACTCTTGATATTCCCCAGACTCCTGTCGAAAGCACGCCGCATTCCGATGACGAGATCGACCGCAAGACCACACCCACGCCCACCTCCGCGAGGCCAGACCTGGAAACTGAACTCGCTCGAACGCGGATTAGCGAAGAAAATGACCGAGCAGACACACTTGAAGGTGATGCGGTGGAttgggaagagctggaaaaaACAGAGTCACAGGAGCCTCGCACGGAAGGGTCCGATGAG ACAACCGCTTTGTTGTTAGCTCGGCTGGAACAAGAGAACAACGCTTTAGCTACCAATCCAAAATCTGGCCTAGGAAAGGTTGCATCGCAGCATATACAGCAGCGTCAGTCTCGATCACAGTCCCTGCATCAGATAAAGCGCTTGATCGATGAAGACCCTCGATCCTCTCTCCGCTACTCACAACTTCCACTACCTCCGCCCATGACCGAGCTCGAATTCTGGGCTGCTCTAGTTGCAGACTACCCACAAACCGTGCAACGACTGCCGACTTTGACATCAAATAAAATGAGAGGCGGGGTCCCACCTCCCTTGCGTGGTGTGGTCTGGCCAAGTCTGTCAGGCGCAAGGGACCCTTCGCTATTGACTGAATATCAGAAACTTTGTGGCGAGACCAGCCCATACGAGGGATTGATCGGAAAGGACATTGGCCGCAGCTTTCCCAATGTTGAGATGTTCCGTGATCCAAATGGCGAGGGGCAGCAGATGCTTGCTCGCGTGCTCAAGTGCTTTAGTCTTTACGATACGAAGATAGGCTACTGTCAAGGCTTGGGGTTTGTGGTTGGTCCTTTGTTGATGCACATGTCGGATGCAGAAGCATTCTGTGTGCTCGTGCG ACTTATGGACCATTATGATCTCCGAACCTGTTACTTGCCCGACCTATCAGGCCTGCACCTCCGCGTCTATCAGTTTCAAAACCTCCTTGCGCGTCTTCGACCTGCACTATTCGAACACTTGGAAACGTTGAATGTGGAGCCTGCATATGTTTCACAATGGTTCCTATCGTTCTTCGCTGTGTCGTGCCCTCTCCCAATGCTTCTTCGAATTTACGATGTTATTTTCCTGGAAGGAGCTTGCGAGACCTTGATGCGTGTTGCCCTTTCGCTAATGCAGCGGAACGAAAAGAAGATCTTGGCCTGTACAGAGTTTGAAGATGTCATGCAGCTGTTGCTTTCTAGGAGTCTCTGGGATAC TTACGCTTTTGACGCCGACGACTTTGTTAACGACTTCGTTTCGTTGACTAACCTTGTCACGAAGGAAAGCCTGCAAGCGCTTGAGGCTAGTTACAACCAATCCCAGGGAGTTCCGACAGGAATATCCTTCCCTCAGATGCAAGCTGCGGCTTCGCGATTCCTGGGTAGATTctgggctggatctggaccGCACACCTCGgtcaaatcaatcaacctAAATCCCAAGGACGCCAACACACCGAACAATCTCCGCCGGTCAACCTCCAAACAGAGCATGACGTCGACACTCAACTCGGTCGAGTCCACGTCTGACGCCAGCACAGCGCCCACGGAGCTGTCCGTCGACGCGCAGAAGGCCCGCACGAAATCCGCCATGTCCCAAAACAAGGATCGCGACCTCCATACCCAAATCGAGGATCTCCTAATGGCCCTCAGCGACCTTCAACGCCAGCAAGCCGACCTCTCCCGCGAACTCCAACAAGAACGAGAAGAtcgcgaagaagaccaagCCCTGTCCAGATCCATGCTCGAATTCATCAAAGAATCCCCTGCTGCGGACTCCGCCCCTGCCGAACTCCTCAGCAAAGCTGAAGAGCGCTTCGCAGCCGTAGACTCCAATAAGCACACGTCAATTGACCAAACCAAGCACCAGCTCCGcgacgacctcgaccagTGGAAGAACATGTACTCCGTGGAAACCGGGCGGTGCCTGGACCTGACGCGTCGAATGGACGAACACGAGCAGGAGAACTCCTCTCTTCGAGAACAGCTCCGCGAGGCGCGAGGCCGCATCCAAGACGGATATCGCGATCGACAACGCCTAGAAAGAACCGTCCGTGACCTCCGAAATATCAAGACGCCCACCCCCGACACACCACCAGAATCTTACGGCTCACCGACAAGCGAAAAGGGCGAAAACACCGGAGGTCTCCGCGAGCTTAAACTCGCGCGCTCCGCATCAACAAAGAGCACAAGAAGGAGCACAACATTCAACAAACGAACTAGCAGCCTGGGCCTACAGAACGTCCTAGCAACCGATAACAACCGACCACCGGGCGAAGAAGCACTGCTTCTCGAGCTCGTAAACGCAAAAACAGCAGAGGCGGTAGCGAAGcaagaactggaagaagttAAAGGGAAGCTCGACTCGCTGCGGAAAATGGTTGGCGGGTCCTCGCGTGGATTGGGCCGGTCTTCGACGGCGGAGAACCGTAACTCATTACTAGGGTTGCCCCCGATCTCGAAGGCACCGACTGAACCCCCTGCATCATCAGGTGGGTTCTTCAGCGGATGGGGAAGGTAG
- the TOP2 gene encoding DNA topoisomerase 2 (BUSCO:EOG0926073O;~COG:B;~EggNog:ENOG410PG8V;~InterPro:IPR001154,IPR034157,IPR006171,IPR013758, IPR013759,IPR013760,IPR003594,IPR036890,IPR013506, IPR002205,IPR013757,IPR001241,IPR020568,IPR031660, IPR014721;~PFAM:PF01751,PF16898,PF02518,PF00521,PF00204;~go_function: GO:0003677 - DNA binding [Evidence IEA];~go_function: GO:0003918 - DNA topoisomerase type II (double strand cut, ATP-hydrolyzing) activity [Evidence IEA];~go_function: GO:0005524 - ATP binding [Evidence IEA];~go_process: GO:0006259 - DNA metabolic process [Evidence IEA];~go_process: GO:0006265 - DNA topological change [Evidence IEA]), producing the protein MSDSDSIMDDSVFADEGSSDFVPDEAPKPKAKPAAKKAAPKKTTQTKLTAKPAAKGKKKAKADSEDESDHDDPFGDDSMLSQTPPKKAQSAAATKKGGAKPLADVENESISLDGEEPSKEVKASDKYKMLSHLEHIVKRPDTYIGSVERTSQEMWVYNSEVDGMEFREVSYVPGLYKIFDEIVVNAADNKQNDKNMDEIRVTYSKETGEISVWNNGKGIPVEIHDEKGIYIPEMIFGNLLTSSNYDDDQAKITGGRNGFGAKLCNVFSTEFTVETQDSKQKKRYRQTWTNNMQNLGKPKITAAKGEDYTKVSFKADYAKFSMDGIDDDFEALLKRRVYDLAGTTQVAVKLNGTRISVRNFKKYMEMYTKAIRRERGDDDSKSDPIITCNPHPFWEVGFAVSDGSFKQVSFVNSIATTSGGTHVNFIADQICNRLAESLKKNKKGTGSILKTAQIRNYVFLFVNSKIVNPAFNSQTKEQLTTKSTQFGSKPVLDDAFLKKVANSGVLDSLKKFADHKADLMLKKSDGGRRTRMNNPKLTDANKAGTKDGHRCTLILTEGESAKGLAMAGRGVVGADLFGVYPLRGKLLNVRDASFDQISKNEEIQSIKNFMGLQHKKEYTETRGLRYGHLMIMTDQDHDGSHIKGLLINFLQAQFPSLLRLPEFLIEFITPIVKVWKGDIKNPTKSVSFFTLQEYDAWREKHGHERGWEHKYYKGLGTSGAEEAQDYFRDLDRHLKEFHTMQDHEVELIELAFSKKKIEERKEWLRQFKPGTFMDHSVDKISYTDFINKELIQFSMADNVRSIPSVVDGMKPGQRKVMYTLLKRNIKKDVKVLDLTGQVLSLTAYHHGDASMHQTIIGLAQDFVGSNNINCLEPSGNFGSRLKGGSDASGARYIHTRLSPFARRVFHANDDPILTHCEDDGKLIEPETYVPVVPMLLVNGADGIGTGWSSTVPNYNPEDIVENLKRMLNGEEMKPMQPWFKGFKGDVTPLGPDRYKFSGTVKQISDKEVEVTELPVRTWTQDFINRLEDMIKADKTPSMIKDYRDYNTNSDVHMILQLDEKNIKAPLTQEVLEDKFKLTKTVATSNLVAFDPEGRITKYNSVEDIMKEFFTLRLKFYEKRKQFQLSQLQTELEKLTNQARFVQMIIDGELIVSKKKKTVLVGELKEKGFKAFPKVADAAKAGETEKVVEEGSEDETSDDPADSQNLASAYDYLLGMAIWSLTQERVERLRRQIGEKEYEIDELIKLSKEDIWLRDLDDFINEWRYQLSETDRRRRGYEKKGRRTSTKLAMGGGKAAGAKKRKAVDDSDDDFVVSKSKKKPAAKKAEPQGGLMSFLNKKPKPTDKGSDSESDDEFDMKEIIPKKSRGPAKVSPQLKDEDADVNMADSDIEIIPQKSRAAPKAAPKPKDEDDEDVKPKAAPKRGRAAAAAAKPTPKDDDSDVLDDDDFKEITKAEAAKSAPQSRTGRGKAAPKYALSDSESDNGDDLLGDVSKMVKGIGGANDSRQLFSEPSRPGSSTGLPTSSKTSKFSNEFDPDETDYSKLIPQNSPRRSIQVKPKEKASDSVLEDDDDEEEEPAKPAKGKAAPKTKAAAAPKATAGKGRGRPKKDAAAPSTTKAPTKQTTLSPAAKAYASKQAKAAPKKKTIMDDSEDDIDAMANDILDSPAGVKDEAPARSNARTAASTSSRPSRRTATAKKSYVVEDDDSDDGPDGQDDSFDMSE; encoded by the exons ATGAGTGACTCCGACTCAATCATGGACGACTCCGTCTTCGCGGACGAGGGTAGCTCCGATTTCGTCCCTGACGAAGCTCCC AAGCCCAAGGCTAAGCctgcggcgaagaaggctgctccaaagaaaacaacacaaacaaaGCTGACAGCAAAGCCAGCTgccaaggggaagaagaaggccaaggctgaTAGTGAAGATGAATCCGATCACGATGATCCCTTTGGCGACGACTCCATGCTCTCACAAACACCTCCCAAGAAGGCCCAATCGGCAGCCGCCACTAAGAAGGGCGGTGCCAAACCACTCGCAGACGTTGAAAATGAATCGATTTCACTAGACGGCGAGGAACCATCCAAGGAAGTAAAAGCGTCGGACAAGTACAAAATG CTCTCCCACCTTGAGCATATTGTTAAGCGTCCGGATACGTATATCGGGTCAGTTGAGCGCACATCACAAGAAATGTGGGTCTACAACTCGGAGGTCGATGGAATGGAGTTTCGCGAGGTGTCTTACGTACCCggtttatataaaatttttgACGAAATTGTTGTGAACGCAGCCGACAATAAGCAAAATGATAAGAACATGGACGAGATTCGTGTGACCTACAGCAAGGAGACCGGTGAAATTAGTGTTTGGAACAACGGCAAAGGTATCCCAGTCGAAATTCACGATGAGAAGGGCATATACATTCCGGAGATGATCTTCGGTAATCTTCTGACATCCTCCAACTACGATGATGACCAGGCGAAAATCACTGGTGGTCGCAACGGTTTCGGTGCTAAGCTTTGTAACGTCTTTTCCACTGAGTTCACAGTCGAGACTCAGGATTCCAAACAGAAGAAACGCTACAGACAGACCTGGACGAACAACATGCAAAATCTGGGCAAGCCAAAGATCACCGCTGCCAAAGGCGAGGATTACACCAAAGTTAGCTTCAAGGCCGACTACGCCAAGTTTAGCATGGACGGCATTGATGACGATTTTGAGGCACTTCTCAAGCGACGTGTCTATGATTTGGCTGGTACCACACAAGTGGCCGTTAAATTGAACGGGACCCGAATTTCTGTCCGGAACTTCAAGAAATACATGGAAATGTACACGAAAGCCATCCGCCGTGAGCGTGGTGACGATGACTCCAAGAGCGATCCGATTATTACCTGCAATCCCCATCCTTTTTGGGAGGTTGGTTTCGCCGTGTCGGACGGCTCCTTTAAACAGGTATCGTTCGTCAACTCTATCGCTACGACATCTGGAGGTACCCACGTGAACTTCATTGCCGACCAGATTTGCAACCGACTGGCCGAATCGctcaagaagaacaagaagggAACAGGGTCAATCCTGAAAACAGCTCAGATTCGGAACTATGTCTTCCTTTTCGTCAACTCAAAGATTGTCAACCCGGCCTTCAACTCTCAAACAAAGGAGCAATTGACGACAAAATCAACTCAATTCGGAAGCAAGCCGGTTCTTGACGACGCCTTCCTCAAGAAGGTAGCCAACTCTGGTGTTCTCGACTCTCTCAAGAAATTCGCTGATCACAAGGCCGACTTGATGCTCAAAAAGTCTGACGGTGGTCGACGAACTCGCATGAACAACCCGAAGTTGACAGATGCGAACAAGGCAGGCACAAAGGATGGCCATCGTTGCACCCTGATCTTGACAGAAGGTGAATCTGCCAAGGGTCTAGCCATGGCCGGTCGTGGTGTGGTCGGAGCTGATCTTTTCGGTGTATACCCGTTGCGTGGAAAGCTGCTCAACGTGCGCGATGCCTCCTTTGACCAGATTtcgaagaatgaagaaattcaaAGCATCAAGAACTTCATGGGTCTGCAGCACAAGAAGGAATACACCGAGACACGCGGACTCCGCTATGGGCACTTGATGATCATGACCGATCAGGATCATGACGGTTCTCACATCAAGGGTTTGTTGATCAATTTCTTACAAGCTCAATTTCCGAGTTTGCTTAGACTCCCCGAGTTTTTGATCGAGTTTATCACACCAATTGTCAAAGTCTGGAAAGGCGACATTAAAAACCCGACCAAATCGGTGTCATTCTTCACTCTACAAGAATACGATGCCTGGAGAGAGAAGCATGGTCATGAGCGCGGCTGGGAACACAAATACTACAAGGGATTGGGTACCAGCGGTGCCGAAGAGGCTCAAGACTACTTCCGTGATTTGGATCGCCACTTGAAGGAGTTCCATACTATGCAGGACCACGAAGTTGAACTGATTGAACTTGCATTCTCTAAAAAGAAAATTGAAGAGCGCAAGGAATGGCTTCGTCAGTTCAAGCCGGGAACTTTCATGGATCATTCCGTGGACAAGATTTCGTACACCGATTTCATCAACAAGGAACTCATTCAGTTCAGTATGGCCGATAATGTTCGATCAATTCCGtcggttgttgatggcatGAAGCCTGGTCAGCGCAAGGTCATGTACACGCTCCTTAAAAGAAACATCAAGAAGGATGTCAAGGTGCTTGATCTTACCGGTCAAGTTTTGAGTTTGACTGCGTACCACCACGGTGATGCATCGATGCATCAAACTATTATCGGCTTGGCGCAAGACTTTGTGGGCTCAAACAACATCAACTGCCTCGAGCCCAGTGGTAATTTCGGTAGTCGTTTAAAGGGAGGGTCGGATGCCTCTGGTGCTCGTTATATCCATACGCGACTTTCTCCATTCGCCCGACGCGTCTTCCATGCGAATGATGATCCCATCCTGACACACTGCGAGGATGATGGGAAGTTGATCGAGCCGGAGACCTACGTTCCTGTTGTCCCGATGCTTCTCGTCAACGGTGCGGACGGCATTGGTACCGGATGGAGTTCTACTGTTCCCAACTACAACCCCGAGGACATCGTGGAGAACTTGAAACGCATGTTAAACGGCGAAGAAATGAAGCCAATGCAGCCGTGGTTCAAGGGCTTCAAAGGTGACGTTACCCCATTGGGACCTGACAGATACAAGTTCAGTGGAACTGTCAAGCAAATTTCCGACAAGGAAGTGGAAGTTACAGAGTTGCCCGTCCGAACATGGACCCAAGACTTTATCAACAGACTTGAGGACATGATCAAGGCCGACAAGACACCCTCAATGATTAAGGACTATCGAGATTACAACACCAACTCCGACGTGCACATGATCCTCCAGCTGGATGAGAAGAATATCAAGGCCCCTCTGACCCAGGAGGTCTTGGAGGACAAGTTCAAGCTCACTAAGACCGTGGCGACGTCTAACCTGGTTGCCTTTGACCCCGAGGGGCGAATTACCAAGTACAACAGcgttgaggatatcatgaAGGAGTTCTTTACTCTTCGCCTCAAGTTCTATGAGAAGCGTAAA CAATTCCAACTTTCTCAACTTCAGAcagagttggagaagttgaCCAACCAAGCGCGGTTTGTCCAGATGATCATCGATGGGGAGTTGATCGTttcaaagaagaagaagactgtTCTCGTCGGagagttgaaggagaagggcttCAAGGCGTTCCCCAAGGTGGCAGATGCAGCTAAGGCCGGTGAAACCgagaaggttgttgaggaggggtCGGAAGACGAGACTTCCGATGACCCGGCTGATTCCCAGAATCTTGCTTCCGCTTATGACTATCTGTTGGGAATGGCCATCTGGTCCTTGACCCAAGAGCGAGTAGAAAGGCTACGCCGCCAGATCGGAGAGAAGGAATATGAGATCGATGAGTTGATCAAGCTCTCGAAGGAGGATATCTGGCTCCGCGATCTTGATGACTTCATCAACGAGTGGCGCTACCAGCTTTCAGAGACCGACCGCCGCCGTCGTGGGTACGAGAAAAAGGGCCGCCGCACTTCAACTAAGCTTGCCATGGGCGGTGGCAAGGCCGCTGGCgcgaagaagcgcaaggcagTGGACGACTCAGATGACGATTTTGTTgtctccaagtccaagaagaagccagcaGCGAAAAAAGCCGAACCGCAAGGTGGTCTCATGAGCTTCTTGAACAAGAAGCCTAAACCGACAGATAAGGGCTCTGACAGTGAGTCGGACGATGAGTTTGATATGAAAGAAATCATACCAAAGAAGAGCAGAGGGCCGGCCAAGGTTTCTCCCCAGCTgaaggacgaggatgccGATGTCAATATGGCAGATTCGGATATCGAGATTATCCCTCAGAAGAGTCGAGCTGCGCCCAAGGCAGCACCTAAGCcgaaggatgaggatgacgaggatgtcaaACCCAAGGCGGCGCCTAAGAGAGGtcgcgctgcagctgcagctgccaaACCCACGCCCAAAGACGACGATAGCGACGTCctcgatgacgatgatttcAAAGAAATCACCAAGGCTGAAGCCGCCAAGTCAGCTCCTCAAAGTCGCACGGGTCGTGGCAAAGCCGCGCCCAAGTACGCATTGAGCGACTCCGAGAGTGACAACGGCGATGATTTGCTTGGTGATGTGAGCAAAATGGTCAAGGGAATTGGTGGCGCGAATGATTCTCGTCAACTATTTTCGGAACCGTCACGACCTGGCAGTAGCACCGGCTTGCCGACTAGCTCGAAGACCTCCAAGTTCTCCAACGAGTTCGACCCAGACGAGACTGACTACAGCAAGCTTATCCCGCAGAACTCGCCGCGCCGCTCTATTCAGGTTAAGCCCAAGGAGAAGGCGTCGGATAGTGTAttggaggatgacgatgacgaggaggaagagccagCCAAACCTGCCAAGGGCAAGGCGGCCCCCAAAACCAAGGCAGCTGCTGCCCCCAAGGCAACTGCGGGTAAAGGTCGTGGCCGCCCCAAGAAGGACGCAGCTGCACCCTCCACTACCAAAGCTCCTACAAAGCAGACAACGCTCTCGCCAGCCGCCAAGGCGTATGCCTCTAAGCAGGCAAAGGCCgcgcccaagaagaagacaatcATGGATGATTCGGAGGACGATATTGATGCAATGGCCAACGACATCCTTGATTCGCCAGCTGGTGTGAAAGACGAAGCGCCTGCGCGTAGCAACGCGCGCACTGCTGCAAGCACCTCCAGCCGACCGTCGAGACGGACGGCAACTGCCAAGAAGAGCTACGtggttgaggatgacgacagcgacgatggACCAGATGGCCAGGATGATTCATTTGATATGTCCGAATAA